From the genome of Magnolia sinica isolate HGM2019 chromosome 12, MsV1, whole genome shotgun sequence:
CATCGATCATGTTTATGCTATTATCGAACGGTTGAAGCGGAATATCAGCAATATGATTTGTGCTGTTCTCATCAATGTCAGTGAGTGCGGAGGACGTCTCCTCAAGCTGGAGAGCGTACTCGAGATTCCACAGAACATCTCCCATAGTCGGCCGATCGACGCCTTGCTCCGCCAGGCATTTCTCAGCTGTTTCACCAAACTTCCTAAGGGATGCCGGACTTATCTTCCCCACCAAAGCTGGATCCATGATGTGGTCCAGCATACCCTTCTTCTGCCAGGTCATTGCCCATTCTGCGATATTGACCTGCTCCCGCGGGAGAACGGGATTGAGGGCAGGCCGTGAGCAGAGGACTTCCATCAGAACAACCCCGAAAGAGTAGACATCGGATTTCTCTGTCAGCTGTTGCCTTCGGAAGTACTCGGGATCTAGGTAGCCGAAGCTACCCTTGACAGCCGTGCTCACATGGGTCTGATCCAATGACGGGCCAGTCTTTGAGAGGCCAAAGTCTGCAACCTTAGCTACAAAGTTCTCATCCAAGAGAATGTTGGTGGTCTTCACGTCCCTGTGGATAATGCTCTGGGCTGCCCCAGTGTGAAGATAATGCAGCCCCCTTGCAGCTCCGATGCAAATTTCGAGCCGTTGTTTCCAAGAGAGTGATGGAAGTTCTGTACCGTAGAGATGGCTTCTCAGCGGCCCGTTCGCCATGTACTCGTAAACAAGAACCATCTCTGACCGCTCGTCGCAGTAGCCGATCAGAGAGACCAAATGGCGATGGCGAAGCTTGGATAGCATCTCAATCTCGGTATGGAATTCGGCGAGTCCTTGCTCCGATCTGGGGTTCCCTCTCTTGATGGCCACATATATGCCGTCGTCGAGTGTCCCCTTGTAAACCTTACCGAACCCACCGACGCCAAGAAGCAGGCTCTCGTCGAACTTGTTGGTTGCGTCCATGATTTCCTGAAACGTGAAGAGACGGCCGAGATTTGTGGAGGCCAAGGAGACGCAGCTTGCCGTCCCACTCTTCTGAGAGATTGTGGAACCTTTGGTCATGGTTTGGGAATTTCCATATAGAGGCAATGACAGCCATGGATGGCTGGGGTGAGTACTGGTCTTTGATTTCCGGGCCATGAAACACCACCAACACAGAGCCATAAATCCCATAGCAACTGCAGCTCCCACGACAGACCCGATTACAATTCCCGTCTTGCTCTTCTTGGAGCGTGATTTAAGAAGAAATCCATCGACAGGAGATGGCCCATCTAAGCTTCCCGCACCATTGCTGATTTTCATGATCTCCAATCCATTCAAAATTGCATTCGCGGTGTTGGCCATCACATCCGGGCCCACACTAACATACATTGTGCTAGAATTGGTCGAGGAATTGGATATGAAATCCTTGTAATATGGAACCGCCAAGCCGCCGGTCTTGCTAGAAAGATCCAAGCTCGCGATTGCAATGTCGGAATTGATATAGACATTGAAAACGAGATCATTCATGGCCATGCTGACTATATCGCAGAAGTGTAGGCGGACCAAGTAAACGAAGGATGGATCAACGGAGAAGACCCATGTgacattgaagttcaaatttgcAACGTTCGGATTTCCCATCGCCTCCGCAGTCGCGTAAACCAAATTCGGTGCCGTTTCGGCAGTCACTCCGGGAGGGTATTTTATCGTCCCTGGACTTGCAGACACATTCACGGCAGAGCTATTAACATGGAGGTACTTCACATCATTTTCCCAAGTTCTCCCAAGCGTATCATTCTGAGGTGTAAGCAGTGGCCCTCCCATGTTCAACCGATAGATGGTCTCGAGAGCGACTTCAGAGAGGCCACTGAACGGAGTGGCCGGTGACAAATCCAATGCCTGATCAGGAATCAAATAATCTGGGACTGAAACAACTTCAATTGCATTCACAAATGTTATGGAATTATTCGACGGCACGAAATTGATGGACAGCGAATCAGACGTCACATTGACAATATATTCCTTGAACAGATACGACTGATTCTGGTTCTTGAAGGTGAAGTTATTCAATAGGACGAAGTTTTCCGTGACGACCGTGAGCGGAGCGGACCTCAGATCGTGGCCGGAATTGGGGAGAGGGTGGAAATAGAGGCGGACCCAATGCCGGCCCTTTTGCCGGATATCGAATTCATAAGAAGACGGTTCGGTGAAAATCCGCAGTGACCGATAGATAGGAGATGGGGCACTGAAATCAGTGGCAGAGAAAACAGTATCTCCCTCACTTTTTAAGAGGAAGGAAGATTGGAATGA
Proteins encoded in this window:
- the LOC131221933 gene encoding receptor-like protein kinase THESEUS 1, which translates into the protein MMRMSLVIAVVFFGFIVHGSSAAFNPVDSFLIACGSSQNVSFQGQAFVPDSFQSSFLLKSEGDTVFSATDFSAPSPIYRSLRIFTEPSSYEFDIRQKGRHWVRLYFHPLPNSGHDLRSAPLTVVTENFVLLNNFTFKNQNQSYLFKEYIVNVTSDSLSINFVPSNNSITFVNAIEVVSVPDYLIPDQALDLSPATPFSGLSEVALETIYRLNMGGPLLTPQNDTLGRTWENDVKYLHVNSSAVNVSASPGTIKYPPGVTAETAPNLVYATAEAMGNPNVANLNFNVTWVFSVDPSFVYLVRLHFCDIVSMAMNDLVFNVYINSDIAIASLDLSSKTGGLAVPYYKDFISNSSTNSSTMYVSVGPDVMANTANAILNGLEIMKISNGAGSLDGPSPVDGFLLKSRSKKSKTGIVIGSVVGAAVAMGFMALCWWCFMARKSKTSTHPSHPWLSLPLYGNSQTMTKGSTISQKSGTASCVSLASTNLGRLFTFQEIMDATNKFDESLLLGVGGFGKVYKGTLDDGIYVAIKRGNPRSEQGLAEFHTEIEMLSKLRHRHLVSLIGYCDERSEMVLVYEYMANGPLRSHLYGTELPSLSWKQRLEICIGAARGLHYLHTGAAQSIIHRDVKTTNILLDENFVAKVADFGLSKTGPSLDQTHVSTAVKGSFGYLDPEYFRRQQLTEKSDVYSFGVVLMEVLCSRPALNPVLPREQVNIAEWAMTWQKKGMLDHIMDPALVGKISPASLRKFGETAEKCLAEQGVDRPTMGDVLWNLEYALQLEETSSALTDIDENSTNHIADIPLQPFDNSINMIDVAHSGTDDDAEDVTTSAVFSQLVNPRGR